A region of Deinococcus rubellus DNA encodes the following proteins:
- a CDS encoding TerD family protein, whose product MQLATGQRVPLASLNIQQDVDLTFSVSGLASRYAAVCFVLGADSRLIQPDATVSPAQPRSHDGAVTFQAERFRVELARLSPGVERLAFGLVPENGDLRGVGRGEVSLSAPSGPSAASWTFSGSDFGNERAIIALELYRHQGAWRLMVNGQGFADGLGGLMRHFGGSGVPDLRPAAPPIPTPAPPSPPAPVPQPPTGGLNLSRHGRSDAPTPLASPASPPSGGGPLSLNRNASAPASSSSARPISLTKITLDKQGQSARISLQKAGTQRVHVNLNWDAKPTNAAPSGGGGFLSKLLGSVTGTNAAADLDLGCMYELASGEKGVIQALGGNFGNAGGPPFIKLDQDDRSGASAGGENLYIERPDLICKVLIFAFIYEGAGNFSEVGGRLSFNDPQGNEIKMQLSNPAALPFCAVALVQAQGSELVITKEERYFSGHRDCDEAFGFGFSWKAGRK is encoded by the coding sequence ATGCAACTCGCTACCGGCCAGCGCGTGCCGCTCGCCAGCCTGAACATCCAGCAGGACGTGGACCTGACCTTCAGCGTCTCCGGCTTGGCCAGCCGCTACGCCGCCGTGTGCTTTGTGCTCGGCGCGGACAGCCGACTGATCCAGCCCGACGCCACCGTGTCGCCCGCCCAGCCACGCAGTCATGACGGCGCAGTGACGTTCCAGGCGGAGCGCTTCAGGGTAGAGCTGGCCCGCCTGTCGCCCGGCGTGGAGCGGCTGGCCTTCGGCCTCGTGCCGGAGAACGGCGATCTGCGCGGAGTCGGGCGCGGCGAGGTCAGCCTCAGCGCCCCAAGTGGCCCGTCCGCCGCGAGCTGGACCTTCAGCGGCTCCGACTTCGGCAACGAGCGGGCCATCATCGCCCTCGAGCTGTACCGCCATCAGGGAGCCTGGCGACTGATGGTCAACGGACAGGGTTTCGCCGACGGCCTCGGCGGACTGATGCGGCATTTCGGCGGCAGCGGGGTGCCGGATCTGCGGCCCGCCGCGCCGCCCATCCCCACGCCTGCACCGCCGTCCCCACCCGCCCCGGTTCCCCAGCCTCCAACGGGCGGCCTCAACCTGTCGCGGCACGGACGCTCTGACGCGCCCACGCCGCTTGCGAGTCCGGCCAGCCCTCCGTCCGGCGGGGGGCCGCTGAGCCTCAACCGGAACGCGTCCGCGCCTGCCAGTTCCTCTTCAGCACGGCCCATCTCGCTCACCAAGATCACCCTCGACAAGCAGGGCCAGAGTGCGCGCATCAGCCTTCAGAAGGCCGGGACACAGCGGGTGCATGTCAACCTCAACTGGGACGCCAAGCCCACCAACGCGGCCCCCAGCGGTGGCGGCGGCTTCCTGAGCAAGCTGCTCGGCAGCGTGACCGGCACGAATGCGGCCGCCGACCTCGACCTGGGCTGCATGTATGAGCTGGCCAGCGGCGAGAAGGGGGTCATTCAGGCCCTTGGCGGCAACTTCGGCAACGCGGGCGGGCCGCCCTTCATCAAGCTCGATCAGGATGACCGCTCCGGTGCGTCGGCAGGCGGCGAGAACCTCTATATCGAGCGCCCCGACCTGATTTGCAAGGTGCTGATCTTCGCCTTCATCTACGAGGGTGCGGGCAACTTCAGCGAGGTCGGCGGACGGCTGAGCTTCAACGATCCGCAGGGCAACGAGATCAAGATGCAGCTCTCCAACCCCGCCGCCCTGCCGTTCTGCGCGGTGGCACTGGTACAGGCCCAGGGCAGCGAGCTGGTGATTACCAAGGAGGAGCGCTACTTCTCGGGCCACCGCGACTGCGACGAGGCGTTCGGCTTCGGGTTCAGCTGGAAGGCGGGGCGCAAATAA
- a CDS encoding TerD family protein yields the protein MPITLAKGGNLSLSKEDPNLTQAILGLGWDVRSTDGQDFDLDASAFLLNASGKVRADSDFIFYNQMRSTDGSVQHTGDNRTGAGEGDDEQIKIDLSKVPADIQTVSFTVTIHDAEARRQSFGQVRNAFIRLVNEKSNNEIVRFDLGEDFSTETAVIFAEIYRNAGEWKFRAVGQGFAGGLGALARNYGINL from the coding sequence ATGCCCATTACACTCGCCAAAGGCGGCAACCTCTCGCTGAGCAAAGAAGACCCCAACCTGACCCAGGCCATTCTGGGCCTCGGCTGGGACGTCAGGAGCACCGACGGCCAGGACTTCGACCTTGACGCCAGCGCCTTTTTGCTGAACGCTTCGGGCAAGGTTCGCGCCGATTCCGATTTCATCTTCTACAACCAGATGCGGAGCACCGACGGCTCGGTGCAGCATACCGGCGACAACCGCACCGGAGCCGGTGAGGGCGACGACGAGCAGATCAAGATTGACCTCTCGAAGGTGCCCGCCGACATCCAGACCGTCTCGTTCACGGTCACCATCCACGATGCTGAGGCCCGCCGCCAGAGCTTCGGGCAGGTCCGCAACGCCTTCATCCGGCTGGTCAACGAGAAGTCCAACAACGAGATCGTGCGCTTCGATCTGGGCGAGGACTTCTCCACCGAGACCGCCGTCATCTTTGCCGAGATCTACCGCAACGCGGGTGAGTGGAAATTCCGCGCCGTTGGGCAGGGCTTCGCGGGTGGTCTGGGCGCACTGGCCCGCAACTACGGCATCAACCTGTAA
- a CDS encoding DUF475 domain-containing protein translates to MGNTITREFSFAGIITVIAVALAAWYGHYTGGWERAFNDMLLVLVLGIMEISLSFDNAVINASVLKNMSAKWQQRFLVWGILIAVVGMRLIFPILIVALSAGLGFIEVGKLALSNPEQYALELEKASVTISAFGGVFLLMVALNYFIDTEKDEHWLMPESRLAGLARVEAVQIVIAMLALMGVTFFLVPIEQRLTALAAGIVGLLIYLAVNALGGLFDVDNMAARAGAAGFASFLYLEVLDASFSLDGVIGAFAITKEIVIIAAGLAIGAVFVRSITLFLVHQGTLSQYRFLEHGAHYGIFALSLIMLYTMSGAHVPEFITGLIGVAFIVASILSSLAANRRGGTAS, encoded by the coding sequence ATGGGCAACACCATCACGAGGGAATTTAGTTTTGCAGGCATCATCACGGTCATCGCCGTGGCGCTGGCGGCCTGGTACGGCCATTACACCGGGGGCTGGGAGCGTGCCTTCAATGACATGCTGCTGGTGCTGGTGCTGGGCATCATGGAGATCTCGCTGAGTTTCGACAACGCCGTCATCAACGCCTCAGTCCTCAAGAACATGTCGGCCAAGTGGCAGCAGCGCTTTCTGGTGTGGGGCATTCTGATCGCGGTGGTGGGCATGCGCCTCATCTTCCCGATTCTGATTGTGGCGCTGAGCGCCGGGCTGGGCTTCATCGAGGTGGGCAAGCTGGCCCTCAGCAACCCCGAGCAGTACGCTCTGGAACTCGAAAAAGCTTCGGTGACCATCAGCGCGTTCGGCGGCGTGTTTCTGCTGATGGTGGCGCTCAATTACTTCATCGACACCGAGAAGGACGAGCACTGGCTGATGCCGGAAAGCCGCCTGGCCGGGCTGGCCCGCGTGGAAGCCGTGCAGATCGTCATCGCCATGCTGGCCCTGATGGGCGTCACCTTTTTTCTGGTGCCGATCGAGCAGCGCCTCACCGCGCTGGCGGCGGGCATCGTGGGCCTGCTGATCTACCTGGCGGTCAACGCGCTGGGCGGCCTCTTTGACGTGGACAACATGGCGGCCAGGGCAGGCGCGGCGGGCTTCGCCTCGTTTCTCTATCTGGAAGTGCTGGACGCCAGCTTCTCGCTCGACGGCGTGATCGGGGCATTCGCCATCACCAAGGAAATCGTGATCATCGCGGCGGGCCTGGCGATTGGCGCGGTCTTCGTGCGCTCAATCACCCTGTTTCTGGTCCATCAGGGCACGCTGTCGCAGTACCGCTTCCTGGAACACGGCGCGCACTACGGCATCTTCGCGCTGTCACTCATCATGCTCTACACCATGAGCGGCGCGCACGTTCCCGAGTTCATCACCGGCCTGATTGGCGTGGCCTTCATCGTGGCGTCCATCCTGTCCAGCCTGGCCGCCAACCGGCGCGGGGGCACGGCCAGCTAG
- a CDS encoding LabA-like NYN domain-containing protein translates to MEHPERIGLFIDGANVYAAAKRLGWNFDHRKILEHFAGLGRLYNAFYYTAVPTPVDDKQKRFIDALTYMGYTVRTRTLRENTDEHGDTHRRANLDIEIVTDLLTTADLYDVAVLLTGDGDFERPVEALRTRGKRVIVASIPEMTSYELRNAADEYVDFKDIRAAVERPGYRLPSEGGNASRDTTARTERTEPRPFYVSSALDTEDDR, encoded by the coding sequence ATGGAACACCCTGAGCGGATCGGCCTGTTTATTGACGGAGCCAACGTGTACGCCGCCGCCAAGCGGCTCGGCTGGAATTTTGATCACCGCAAGATCCTGGAGCACTTCGCCGGCCTGGGACGGCTCTACAACGCCTTTTACTACACCGCCGTCCCCACTCCGGTGGACGACAAGCAAAAGCGCTTCATCGACGCCCTGACTTACATGGGCTACACCGTGCGGACCCGCACCCTGCGCGAGAACACCGACGAGCACGGCGACACCCACCGCCGCGCCAACCTCGACATCGAGATCGTGACCGATCTGCTGACCACTGCCGACCTCTACGACGTGGCCGTGCTGCTGACCGGCGACGGCGACTTCGAGCGCCCGGTGGAAGCGCTGCGGACGCGCGGCAAGCGGGTGATCGTCGCCTCGATTCCCGAGATGACCAGTTACGAGCTTCGCAACGCCGCCGACGAGTATGTGGATTTCAAGGACATCCGCGCCGCCGTGGAGCGCCCCGGGTACCGTCTGCCCAGCGAGGGCGGCAACGCCAGCCGGGACACCACCGCCCGTACCGAGCGCACCGAACCGCGTCCCTTTTATGTGAGCAGCGCCCTGGACACCGAAGATGACCGCTGA
- a CDS encoding DUF309 domain-containing protein, with the protein MSGSEFRAGARLFNGGHWWEAHEAWEARWLLARGDERAFLQALILLAAALHKRWAHGSLTHRNFDKADRYLQALPPHYGGVDLVSLRGEVWTALQQPGLRPQLPLDG; encoded by the coding sequence GTGAGCGGTTCAGAATTTCGAGCGGGCGCGCGGCTCTTCAACGGGGGCCACTGGTGGGAAGCCCACGAAGCCTGGGAAGCGCGCTGGCTGCTCGCGCGCGGCGACGAGCGGGCCTTCCTCCAGGCGCTGATTCTGCTGGCCGCCGCGCTGCACAAACGCTGGGCGCACGGCAGCCTGACCCACCGCAACTTCGACAAGGCCGACAGGTACCTCCAGGCGTTGCCCCCACACTACGGCGGCGTGGACCTGGTCAGTCTGCGCGGCGAGGTGTGGACTGCACTCCAGCAGCCCGGCTTGCGGCCCCAACTGCCGCTGGACGGCTGA
- a CDS encoding TerD family protein yields the protein MPVSLTKGGNVSLSKEAPGLKKISVGLGWDTRRTDGADFDLDAMVFLVNDTGKVRNDQDFVFFNNKTSSDGSVVHQGDNRTGAGEGDDEVINVDLDKVPADVQKIVVAVVIYEGQTRGQNFGMVEKAYARVLNGDGGAEIARYDLTEDGGTVTAMIFGEVYRNGGEWKFKAIGQGFNDGFQALVKSYGVNA from the coding sequence ATGCCCGTATCTCTCACCAAAGGCGGCAACGTCTCGCTCAGTAAGGAAGCACCCGGCCTCAAGAAGATCAGCGTGGGTCTCGGCTGGGATACCCGCCGCACCGACGGGGCCGATTTCGACCTCGATGCGATGGTCTTCTTGGTCAATGACACGGGCAAGGTGCGCAACGACCAGGACTTCGTGTTCTTCAACAACAAGACATCGAGCGACGGCTCGGTGGTTCACCAGGGCGACAACCGCACCGGGGCCGGTGAGGGCGACGACGAGGTCATCAACGTGGACCTCGATAAGGTGCCCGCCGACGTGCAGAAGATCGTGGTCGCGGTGGTCATCTACGAGGGCCAGACCAGAGGCCAGAACTTCGGCATGGTCGAGAAGGCCTACGCCCGCGTGCTCAACGGCGACGGCGGTGCGGAGATCGCCCGCTACGACCTGACTGAAGACGGCGGCACTGTGACCGCCATGATCTTCGGCGAGGTCTACCGCAACGGCGGCGAGTGGAAGTTCAAGGCCATCGGCCAGGGCTTCAACGACGGCTTCCAGGCGCTGGTCAAGAGCTACGGCGTCAACGCCTGA
- a CDS encoding RBBP9/YdeN family alpha/beta hydrolase, producing MTPRLIFAPGLGGGSPQHWYSLWQQKFGGVRVEQDDWNAPTPETWAARLSDMVEATPGEVVLVGHSAGVLTIVQYAHLYPVPERVRGAILVAPADPEQPGTLEALRPMAPLPMQPLPFPALVIASENDPYVSFERAAAFAEAWEAELVTVGEAGHLNAESGHGEWEDGEILLGEALHAWTPPDIVHF from the coding sequence ATGACTCCCCGACTGATCTTCGCGCCCGGCCTCGGCGGCGGCAGCCCGCAGCACTGGTACAGCCTCTGGCAGCAGAAGTTCGGCGGCGTGCGTGTGGAGCAGGACGACTGGAACGCGCCCACACCTGAGACCTGGGCCGCCCGCCTGAGCGACATGGTGGAGGCGACGCCCGGCGAGGTGGTGCTGGTGGGCCACTCCGCCGGGGTGCTGACCATCGTGCAGTACGCCCATCTCTACCCGGTGCCGGAGCGGGTGCGTGGGGCCATTCTGGTGGCTCCCGCCGATCCGGAACAGCCGGGCACGCTGGAGGCGCTCAGGCCGATGGCCCCGCTACCGATGCAGCCGCTGCCCTTTCCGGCGCTGGTGATCGCCAGCGAAAACGACCCCTACGTTTCATTTGAGCGCGCCGCCGCCTTTGCTGAAGCCTGGGAAGCCGAGCTGGTCACGGTGGGCGAGGCCGGGCACCTCAACGCCGAGAGCGGACACGGCGAGTGGGAAGACGGCGAGATTCTGCTGGGCGAGGCGCTCCACGCCTGGACGCCGCCGGACATCGTGCACTTTTAG
- the plsX gene encoding phosphate acyltransferase PlsX, translated as MTAESALTPTPAANAAGLPLALDAVGGDHGAVPNVDGAVQAARAGVRVMLVGDRVKLHAELSKYPGAAGLPLEVVDAPDVIGMDEHASDVRGRKDASINVAARLVKDGQAAALISMGHSGATMAASLLILGRLPGIDRPAILTHIPAKTGTVALLDAGANADVKATYLAQWARLASTYLKVVEARENPTVGLLSIGEEDHKGNAVTLEAHALLRQQAGINFYGNVEGGDLFKGTTDIVVTDGFTGNIVLKLAEGEARVLFGWIREALGSSARSKLGGLLVRGGLRTVAEKMDPGTYGASILLGVRGLSYIGHGSADARAVKNALLRAARAHQSRLIERLSTELSGPS; from the coding sequence ATGACCGCTGAATCGGCCCTAACCCCCACCCCAGCTGCCAATGCCGCTGGCCTGCCGCTGGCCCTGGACGCGGTGGGCGGCGATCACGGAGCCGTGCCGAACGTTGACGGCGCGGTGCAGGCGGCCAGAGCCGGGGTACGGGTCATGCTGGTGGGCGACCGGGTCAAGCTGCACGCCGAACTCAGCAAGTACCCCGGCGCGGCGGGCCTGCCGCTGGAAGTCGTGGACGCGCCGGACGTGATCGGCATGGACGAGCACGCCAGCGACGTGCGCGGACGCAAGGACGCCAGCATCAACGTGGCGGCCCGGCTGGTCAAGGACGGCCAGGCGGCAGCGCTGATCAGCATGGGCCACAGCGGCGCGACGATGGCCGCCTCGCTGCTGATCCTGGGGCGGCTGCCGGGCATCGACCGCCCCGCCATCCTGACCCACATTCCGGCCAAAACCGGCACGGTGGCGCTGCTCGACGCCGGAGCCAACGCCGACGTGAAGGCCACGTATCTGGCGCAGTGGGCGCGGCTGGCCAGCACCTACCTCAAGGTGGTGGAGGCGCGCGAGAACCCGACGGTGGGCCTGCTGAGCATCGGCGAGGAAGACCACAAGGGCAACGCCGTGACGCTCGAAGCCCACGCCCTGCTGCGCCAGCAAGCAGGCATCAACTTCTACGGCAACGTGGAGGGCGGCGACCTCTTCAAGGGAACCACCGACATCGTCGTGACCGACGGCTTTACCGGCAACATCGTGCTCAAGCTGGCCGAGGGCGAGGCGCGGGTGCTGTTCGGCTGGATCAGGGAAGCCCTGGGCAGCAGCGCCCGCAGCAAGCTGGGCGGCCTGTTGGTGCGCGGCGGCCTGAGGACCGTGGCCGAGAAGATGGACCCCGGCACCTACGGCGCGAGCATCTTGCTCGGCGTGCGGGGCCTGAGCTACATCGGGCACGGCAGCGCCGACGCCAGGGCCGTCAAGAATGCCCTGCTACGGGCCGCGCGGGCACACCAGTCGCGCCTGATCGAGCGCCTGAGTACCGAGCTGAGCGGGCCGAGCTGA
- the trxA gene encoding thioredoxin: MKPVELSDSNFKSEIESGLTLVDFWAPWCGPCRMVAPVIEEIAGQYEGKVKVGKLNVDDNQQTAMQFRVMSIPTVILFKDGQPVEGVVGAQPKRAFEQLLNKHVESAVGTN, encoded by the coding sequence ATGAAACCCGTAGAGCTGAGCGACAGCAACTTCAAGAGCGAGATCGAGAGCGGGCTGACCCTGGTGGACTTCTGGGCCCCCTGGTGCGGCCCTTGCCGGATGGTGGCCCCGGTCATCGAGGAAATCGCCGGGCAGTATGAGGGCAAGGTCAAGGTCGGCAAGCTGAACGTGGACGACAACCAGCAGACGGCCATGCAGTTTCGCGTGATGAGCATTCCCACCGTGATTCTGTTCAAGGACGGCCAGCCGGTGGAGGGTGTGGTGGGCGCGCAGCCCAAACGGGCCTTCGAGCAGTTGCTCAACAAGCACGTCGAGAGCGCCGTCGGCACCAACTGA
- a CDS encoding VWA domain-containing protein, which translates to MTQLQAGEKRKFSDVGLTSPLTVTVRHGLAGLDISAFGLSAERKMAGDDYIAFYNNPRTPQGEITAQLGTDEANFSVDLSKLPPTIERVMFTATHDTAPVASAPQLLVTLGSVSFDARPALKSEKAAMLLELYKHSGEWRVGAVGQGFNGGLGDLIVYFGGEVEAPGQAPAVPAPPPQPAAPAVSLKKQTQVRLDKEIAEKAPQLLSLVKQAEVSLKKRGLDEHTARVALVLDISASMSTLYRQGVVQRVAEKTLALASRFDDDGRMDVFLFGLQAHDAGDIGIEGIAGAVEQLVKRYPLEGGTMYARAMQEVRKHYFGAAKPRKTALMEKTPVYVIFITDGETFDKKESEAQLKEASLEPVFWKFVGVGREKFAFLQKLDDLSGRFIDNADFVQIENIDTLPDGQLYEMLLQEYDSYLTNAKRQGLLG; encoded by the coding sequence ATGACCCAACTGCAAGCCGGTGAAAAACGTAAATTCTCGGACGTGGGCCTCACGAGTCCGCTGACTGTCACGGTGCGGCACGGCCTGGCGGGGCTGGACATCAGCGCCTTCGGCCTCAGTGCCGAGCGCAAGATGGCCGGGGACGACTACATCGCCTTTTACAACAACCCGCGCACGCCGCAGGGCGAGATCACGGCGCAGCTCGGCACAGATGAAGCCAACTTCAGCGTCGACCTCAGCAAGCTGCCGCCCACCATCGAGCGGGTGATGTTCACCGCGACCCACGACACTGCGCCTGTCGCCAGCGCCCCGCAGCTCCTGGTCACACTTGGCAGCGTCAGCTTCGATGCCAGGCCCGCCCTCAAGAGTGAGAAGGCGGCCATGCTGCTCGAACTCTACAAACACTCCGGCGAGTGGCGCGTCGGGGCCGTCGGGCAGGGTTTCAACGGCGGCCTGGGCGACCTGATCGTGTACTTCGGCGGCGAGGTGGAAGCGCCCGGCCAGGCCCCCGCCGTGCCAGCACCGCCCCCACAGCCCGCCGCTCCCGCCGTCAGCCTGAAAAAGCAGACCCAGGTCCGGCTCGACAAGGAAATTGCCGAAAAGGCCCCGCAGCTTCTCTCTCTGGTCAAGCAGGCCGAGGTCAGCCTCAAGAAGCGCGGGCTGGACGAACACACGGCGCGGGTGGCCCTGGTGCTCGACATCTCGGCCAGCATGAGTACCCTCTACCGTCAGGGCGTGGTGCAGCGGGTGGCCGAGAAGACCCTGGCGCTGGCCAGCCGCTTCGACGACGACGGGCGCATGGACGTCTTTCTGTTCGGCCTCCAGGCCCACGACGCGGGCGACATCGGCATCGAGGGTATCGCCGGGGCCGTCGAGCAGCTGGTGAAACGCTACCCGCTCGAGGGCGGCACCATGTACGCCCGCGCCATGCAGGAAGTCCGCAAACACTACTTCGGCGCTGCCAAACCCCGCAAGACCGCCCTGATGGAAAAGACACCCGTGTACGTCATCTTCATCACTGACGGCGAGACCTTCGACAAGAAGGAATCCGAGGCGCAGCTCAAGGAGGCCAGTCTGGAGCCGGTGTTCTGGAAGTTCGTGGGCGTGGGCCGCGAGAAGTTCGCGTTTTTGCAAAAGCTGGACGATCTCTCGGGCCGCTTCATCGACAACGCCGACTTCGTGCAGATCGAGAACATCGACACCTTGCCTGACGGCCAGCTTTACGAGATGCTGCTTCAGGAATACGACAGTTACCTGACCAATGCCAAGCGGCAAGGGCTGCTGGGCTAA